The genomic region CTGCGCACCCCCTCGGCCACCGAGTGCCGCGGCGTCCATCCGGTCGCCTTGCAGAACTTCCTGGTGTCGGAGACGTAATACCTCTGGTCGCCGGTGCGCCAGTCGTCGCGCAGGATGGAGGGGAGGTCGCCGTGCAGCTCGCGCAGGAGCTCCAAAAGCTCCAGGAGACTGATGGTGCGGGCAGGACCGCCGCCGATGTTGAACGCCTCTCCCGCTATGCGCGGCATGATGTCACGCGCCCGGCACATAGCGTCAACCAGGTCCTCAACGAAGAGGAGGTCCCTGATCTGGCAGCCGTCACCGTAGAGGGTGATCGGCTCCCCCTTGAGGGTCTGGATGGCGAAGTGCGCCACCCACCCCTGGTCCTCGGTGCCGTACTGGTGCGGGCCGTAGATGCAGCTCATCCGGAAGACCGCGGCCGCGATGCCGTAGCTGCGGGCGTAATCGAGGACGTACTGGTCGGCTGAACCCTTGGAGCAGCCGTAGGGGCTCAGGAAGTCGAGCGGGGTTCCTTCCCCCAGGCCGTGGGAGCGGAGCTGCGGGTCGAGCGGCTCGTAACGCACCCCGTTTTTCCGGACGCCGCACCCCTCGATGGCCCCGTACACCTTGTTGGTGGAGGTGTAGAGGAGCGAGGGAGGGTTCTTCGCCTTGCGGATCGCCTCAAGGAGCGTGAAGGTCCCCTGGGCGTTAATGGCGAAATCGTTGGCAGGGTTGTCGATGCTGGTTGTGACGGCGACCTGGGCCGCGAAGTGGAAGACCTGCTTCGCCTCCCCTACCGCCTGCTCCAATAGGAACTGGTTGCGGGTGTCCCCTATCACCACCTGCAGCCTCTCGCCGCAGTTGTCCATGAGCCAGAGGAGGTTCTTCTCCACCCCTGCCCGGGAGAGGTTGTCATACAGGATCACCCTCTCCCCCTGCGCCACCAGGTGCTGCACCAGGTTGGTCCCGATGAAGCCGGCCCCGCCGGTGACGAGCACCGCCTTTTCCGTGCCGCCCCTTTCGACCCTGGCGGCGCTCCCGGCGCCGACCACCCGCTTCAGCGAGGA from Citrifermentans bremense harbors:
- a CDS encoding NAD-dependent epimerase/dehydratase family protein, with product MKRASSESVPGSFGIVEWFRPGERERVERVLSDMKAVGAKSLRTGISWADWYTSEGKKWYDWLIPRLAQEVELLPCVLYTPPSIGIEAKTSSPPRHPKDYADFIDLFITSFGEHFEYLELWNEPNNLSEWDWTLDPHWTSFGEMIGGAAYWARKRGKKTVLGGMSPIDGHWLCRMFELGVMDYIDVVGIHGFPDIFDYTWKGWHRNIAMVREILDKRHCACEIWVTEAGFSTWQHDEFKQARVFLDFLGAPAQRVYWYGVDDLDPSLSAVDRYHLDEREYFFGLRKADGTPKLLYRLLQEKTLSSLKRVVGAGSAARVERGGTEKAVLVTGGAGFIGTNLVQHLVAQGERVILYDNLSRAGVEKNLLWLMDNCGERLQVVIGDTRNQFLLEQAVGEAKQVFHFAAQVAVTTSIDNPANDFAINAQGTFTLLEAIRKAKNPPSLLYTSTNKVYGAIEGCGVRKNGVRYEPLDPQLRSHGLGEGTPLDFLSPYGCSKGSADQYVLDYARSYGIAAAVFRMSCIYGPHQYGTEDQGWVAHFAIQTLKGEPITLYGDGCQIRDLLFVEDLVDAMCRARDIMPRIAGEAFNIGGGPARTISLLELLELLRELHGDLPSILRDDWRTGDQRYYVSDTRKFCKATGWTPRHSVAEGVRRLYDWLTETMQYPARAGSFKKQRYPATGVEAI